In Anopheles gambiae chromosome 2, idAnoGambNW_F1_1, whole genome shotgun sequence, a single window of DNA contains:
- the LOC1273153 gene encoding ribosomal RNA small subunit methyltransferase NEP1, with product MGRKRHAGASEETEGEYDLPAKHMNTSHIRANERRLIIVLEGAQLETVKVGQVFELLNCDDHINILRRNKRDPGSCRPDITHQSLLMLMDSPLNRAGLLQVFVKTEKNVLIEIDPQTRIPRTFKRFAGLMVQLLHKFSVKAADSDKKLMRIIKNPISNHLPVGCRKIAMSFSASEVKNAKELVPAANEPLTLVVGAFAHGNLNLDYTEGATSISNYPLSAALTCTKLCSAFEEVWGII from the exons ATGGGTAGAAAACGACATGCTGGCGCATCGGAGGAAACGGAGGGAGAGTACGATTTGCCAGCGAAACACATGAACACCAGCCACATCCGAGCGAACGAACGGCGGCTGATCATTGTGCTCGAAGGGGCTCAGCTTGAAACGGTCAAG GTGGGCCAAGTGTTTGAGCTGCTAAACTGTGACGATCACATCAACATACTGAGGAGGAACAAGCGCGACCCGGGAAGCTGCCGGCCCGACATAACGCACCAGTCGCTGTTGATGCTGATGGACTCGCCGCTAAACCGGGCCGGACTGTTGCAAGTGTTCGTGAAGACGGAAAAGAACGTTCTGATCGAAATAGATCCGCAAACGAGAATTCCGCGCACCTTCAAACGGTTTGCCGGTTTGATGG TGCAACTGCTGCACAAATTTTCCGTCAAGGCAGCCGATTCGGATAAGAAGCTGATGAGAATTATAAAAAATCCAATCAGCAACCATCTGCCTGTCGGGTGCAGAAAGATAGCGATGTCTTTCAGCGCCAGCGAGGTGAAGAACGCGAAGGAGCTGGTGCCGGCGGCCAACGAACCGTTGACGCTGGTCGTTGGCGCGTTTGCGCACGGCAATCTGAACCTAGACTATACAGAAGGAGCGACATCCATCAGCAACTATCCTCTGTCTGCAGCATTAACGTGTACGAAGTTGTGTTCTGCTTTCGAGGAAGTATGGGGAATCATCTAG
- the LOC1273152 gene encoding 3-oxoacyl-[acyl-carrier-protein] synthase, mitochondrial, which produces MMGPNAHSYCLLRARKSLPYVLRTIHHSHSKHTRDSGRRRVVVTGLGVVSPVGCNVEAAWQTILSGQSKVGRLVGETYDKLPCRVAATIDTNDIDLEKCFSKTELKTMARATAFALIAAKEALSRASWMPGVEDETACQRTGVAIGMGMVDLMDICETNEALKKGYNRVSPFFVPRILPNMPAGQLSIRYGFRGPNHAVSTACATGAHAIGDAFRFIQHGDADVMVCGGAEACISPLGIAGFCRLRALSTAFNDEPTASSRPFDERRDGFVMGEGSAIFVLEELQHALRRGAPIYGEILGYGLSGDASHLTAPREDGTGALLAMQRALADGGVTVADIGYVNAHATSTPIGDAIEARAIRTLFGEHTRSLAVSSTKGAHGHLLGAAGNLEALFVVMACRHGLLPPTVNLQNVTDDMAGLHYVANSSEPWEGKHRRRVALKNSFGFGGTNACLCIGEYSE; this is translated from the coding sequence ATGATGGGACCAAACGCTCACAGCTACTGTTTGCTGCGCGCACGGAAAAGTCTCCCCTACGTGCTGCGAACTATTCACCATTCACACTCGAAACACACCAGAGACAGTGGACGACGCCGGGTGGTGGTAACGGGGCTCGGTGTAGTATCACCTGTCGGCTGCAATGTGGAAGCGGCCTGGCAAACGATCCTCTCCGGTCAGTCAAAAGTTGGTCGACTGGTGGGAGAAACGTACGACAAGCTTCCCTGCCGCGTAGCGGCCACAATCGACACGAACGACATCGATCTGGAAAAGTGTTTCTCCAAAACCGAGCTCAAAACGATGGCACGCGCTACCGCCTTTGCGTTGATCGCTGCCAAGGAGGCTCTCTCGAGGGCTAGCTGGATGCCGGGCGTGGAGGATGAAACCGCCTGCCAGCGCACCGGTGTTGCCATCGGTATGGGCATGGTAGATCTGATGGACATTTGCGAGACGAACGAAGCGCTCAAGAAGGGATACAACCGGGTGAGCCCATTTTTTGTGCCCCGCATCTTGCCCAACATGCCGGCCGGGCAGCTCAGCATCCGGTACGGGTTTCGCGGACCGAACCATGCCGTTTCTACCGCCTGTGCTACGGGTGCCCATGCCATAGGCGATGCGTTCCGCTTCATTCAGCACGGCGATGCGGACGTGATGGTGTGTGGCGGTGCGGAAGCTTGCATCAGTCCGCTCGGGATTGCCGGATTCTGTCGGCTGCGAGCGCTCAGCACGGCGTTCAACGACGAACCGACGGCATCGTCCCGACCGTTCGACGAGCGTCGCGATGGCTTTGTGATGGGCGAGGGGTCGGCCATTTTCGTGCTGGAAGAGCTGCAGCATGCCCTGCGGCGAGGAGCACCAATCTACGGCGAGATACTCGGGTATGGATTGTCTGGCGATGCGTCCCATCTGACGGCACCGCGGGAGGATGGGACGGGAGCGCTGTTGGCGATGCAGCGAGCCCTTGCCGATGGTGGCGTAACGGTTGCCGATATTGGGTACGTTAATGCACACGCCACATCGACCCCGATCGGTGATGCGATAGAAGCCCGTGCGATAAGGACACTTTTCGGAGAGCACACACGGTCGCTGGCGGTTTCGTCGACAAAGGGAGCCCATGGTCATTTGCTCGGTGCGGCCGGCAACTTGGAAGCGCTGTTCGTCGTGATGGCCTGCAGGCATGGTCTGCTTCCACCCACCGTCAATCTGCAGAACGTAACGGACGATATGGCCGGGCTGCATTACGTGGCGAACAGCTCCGAACCATGGGAGGGGAAGCACCGTCGGCGGGTGGCTTTGAAAAACTCGTTCGGTTTTggtggcaccaacgcttgtcTCTGCATTGGTGAATACAGCGAATAA
- the LOC1273151 gene encoding 45 kDa calcium-binding protein has protein sequence MAKPAKFLRNVPRLSTLFPLVLYVLFILCILVLAFSSRSHSDGKGPKTEQAGSGVSSNESPNGPAPLVYRKLEESVVKELTEAFAKADTNGDKHLTVQELAKFINFKIREHIDEAIRTNPIMFVEIDHKPRDGLVSWDEYQGYWLRGQGIQGDSHMKKSAFDKLDRKVKESIARDKAHWMEAARTDPLSLTLDEFLSFRHPESSTVNLLNLVDDILRQFDVDGDDHLTVEEFSDVQTTDLGEGKKFILSQNVRERREEFTKVIDKNRDGKADRGELLSYVDPRHPRYAIQEASTLFTLADANKDKKLLMHEMLAKSAIFISSKMVHTAESFHDEF, from the exons ATGGCCAAACCGGCAAAGTTCTTGCGCAATGTTCCACGCCTGTCCACGCTGTTCCCGCTGGTGCTGTACGTGCTGTTCATACTCTGCATACTAGTGTTGGCGTTTTCCTCCCGCAGCCACAGTGATGGAAAGGGTCCAAAGACGGAACAAGCCGGAAGTGGTGTATCGAGCAACGAGAGCCCGAATGGGCCCGCCCCGCTCGTTTACCGGAAGCTGGAGGAAAGTGTGGTAAAGGAGCTGACGGAAGCGTTCGCGAA GGCCGACACAAATGGCGACAAGCATCTGACCGTGCAGGAGTTGGCAAAGTTCATTAACTTTAAGATACGCGAACACATCGACGAAGCGATCCGCACCAATCCGATCATGTTCGTCGAGATCGACCACAAACCGCGGGACGGTCTGGTGAGCTGGGACGAGTACCAGGGCTACTGGTTGCGCGGGCAGGGCATCCAGGGGGACAGCCACATGAAGAAGAGCGCATTCGACAAGCTGGACCGGAAGGTGAAGGAATCGATCGCACGTGACAAAGCGCACTGGATGGAGGCGGCCCGGACGGATCCGCTCAGCCTGACGCTGGACGAGTTTCTTTCCTTTCGCCATCCGGAATCGAGCACCGTCAACTTGCTCAATCTCGTCGACGACATACTGCGACAGTTTGACGTGGACGGCGATGACCATCTGACGGTGGAGGAGTTTTCCGACGTGCAAACGACCGATCTTGGCGAGGGTAAAAAGTTTATCCTTTCGCAGAACGTGCGCGAGCGGAGGGAAGAGTTCACGAAGGTGATCGACAAAAATCGGGACGGTAAAGCGGATCGGGGTGAGCTGCTGTCGTACGTTGATCCGAGACATCCGCGCTATGCAATACAGGAAGCATCGACACTGTTTACGCTGGCCGATGCAAACAAGGACAAGAAGCTGCTGATGCATGAG ATGCTGGCCAAATCGGCAATATTCATATCATCGAAAATGGTGCACACTGCGGAAAGTTTTCATGATGAGTTTTAA